A window of the Oikeobacillus pervagus genome harbors these coding sequences:
- the esaA gene encoding type VII secretion protein EsaA: MTEQRKQLIKVICAVVLILAFPILFFKYIGDNPMKVKENATRTIAVVNEDLGVENEENTLNFGDEIPALLNEDSNYKWTVLSRSAAENGLKNIKYDAIIYIPSKFTENILTYEEVAPKKATLQYVVQDQLNAVNKEKVIGELEEASNKVNKNMSSLYWSYISQEVKNVRDQFDKILEKEKAFQNAMFSFYSPNSKKLSDEIKNQKQLLESIQSSMKLAEEGSLKQNTDVEEVAQSLENFVQYVEAYKLYQQNQKDMLKKVQGESSKIIENGLISMETFMDKTYNQQLKPISENLTGIQGKIEDSYQFLSDLNEARMDRVDHQRKALSTFHSELLDRYQQQYERDELNGLEQVMLPLRKELINGYHNENSEGASETSEPEQPDDGENLSPTTMKEQQEEKTVHNQQIYQTAEVNIIISKIKQLENTILASEQLSEERKKKLQLVFNGGVTNLDTDKLLHYYSYLSRYSSIIHKMGSTENASKKSVLADKELNENVKNILMIQEEEQQAWNKLKTGLEGTEGDMKEFQIAVNQFLEEYTSYVEEEQGSVVKELDAIQVNLGKMSELIETPFENKNEGTSTGQSINGRMLLSLQKSLGHELQGMNQLMGSLGDRQTNIVVYTNRLQQKVNGVQEKADNLNQKWAKNVTSTQMIQKDVYNLLGNTFIDGQNNGYIYDYLSNPLEISGEVPKEKNKTVPPVVILVIILISSLLIGYLSHYFRGAPLLVKGALFSLLNLIVGLMISLFGLTIYSLADDRAIQWTIFTILLLVASSTLVRVSFYFGSLIGWFVSVGVMIFFITPLLDLTIPNFNYEDPISKVYMSIQYELSTLFGPAVLILGGLIVILTMIPIIGHTLLSNTQEESKNVHEG, encoded by the coding sequence ATGACAGAACAACGGAAACAACTGATTAAAGTCATCTGTGCAGTGGTTCTGATCTTGGCATTTCCTATACTATTTTTTAAATACATTGGCGATAACCCGATGAAAGTAAAAGAAAATGCGACAAGAACTATTGCTGTAGTAAATGAAGATTTGGGAGTGGAAAACGAAGAGAATACTTTAAATTTTGGAGATGAGATTCCAGCTCTTTTAAATGAGGATTCAAATTATAAATGGACTGTACTTAGCCGTAGCGCTGCAGAAAATGGTCTTAAAAACATCAAATATGATGCGATCATCTATATCCCCTCTAAATTCACTGAGAATATTTTAACTTATGAGGAAGTGGCACCGAAAAAAGCTACCCTTCAATATGTTGTTCAAGATCAGTTGAATGCCGTTAATAAGGAAAAAGTGATAGGGGAACTAGAGGAAGCATCTAATAAGGTAAATAAGAATATGTCTTCTCTTTATTGGAGTTATATTTCCCAAGAAGTTAAGAATGTGCGGGATCAATTTGATAAAATTTTGGAAAAAGAAAAAGCTTTTCAAAATGCCATGTTTTCCTTTTACAGTCCAAATTCCAAAAAACTTTCTGATGAGATAAAAAATCAAAAGCAATTGTTAGAATCGATTCAATCAAGTATGAAGCTTGCTGAGGAAGGCTCATTAAAACAAAATACGGATGTAGAAGAGGTTGCACAAAGTCTTGAAAATTTTGTGCAGTATGTTGAAGCTTATAAATTGTATCAACAAAATCAAAAGGACATGTTAAAAAAGGTTCAAGGTGAAAGCTCAAAAATAATAGAAAATGGGTTAATTTCTATGGAAACTTTTATGGATAAAACCTACAATCAGCAGCTCAAACCTATTTCTGAAAATCTTACTGGGATTCAAGGGAAGATTGAGGATAGCTATCAATTCCTAAGTGACTTAAACGAAGCACGTATGGATCGAGTAGATCACCAAAGGAAAGCTTTATCCACTTTTCATAGTGAATTGCTTGATCGCTACCAGCAACAATACGAGCGAGATGAGCTTAATGGATTAGAGCAAGTGATGCTTCCGTTACGAAAGGAATTAATAAATGGCTATCATAATGAAAATAGCGAAGGAGCGAGTGAGACTTCAGAACCGGAGCAACCGGATGATGGAGAGAATCTAAGTCCTACTACCATGAAAGAACAACAGGAAGAAAAGACGGTTCATAATCAACAAATATATCAAACTGCAGAAGTAAATATCATCATTAGCAAAATAAAACAACTCGAAAACACAATCCTCGCTTCCGAACAATTATCAGAGGAACGAAAAAAGAAACTTCAACTTGTTTTTAACGGAGGAGTAACAAACTTAGATACAGATAAGCTTTTGCATTATTATTCTTACTTATCTCGATATTCATCCATCATTCATAAGATGGGGAGTACAGAAAATGCTAGTAAAAAATCAGTCCTGGCAGATAAAGAATTGAATGAAAACGTTAAAAATATCCTCATGATACAGGAGGAAGAACAACAAGCCTGGAATAAACTGAAAACAGGGCTTGAAGGTACCGAAGGAGATATGAAGGAATTTCAAATAGCCGTAAATCAATTTTTAGAGGAGTACACCAGTTATGTAGAAGAAGAACAAGGATCAGTGGTCAAAGAACTGGATGCGATTCAAGTAAATCTAGGGAAAATGTCAGAATTAATAGAAACTCCTTTTGAAAATAAAAATGAGGGAACATCTACCGGTCAATCTATAAACGGTAGGATGTTACTTTCATTACAAAAAAGTCTTGGACATGAACTACAAGGAATGAATCAGTTAATGGGATCACTCGGCGATCGGCAGACAAATATTGTTGTCTATACGAACAGACTTCAACAAAAGGTAAATGGAGTTCAAGAGAAAGCCGACAACTTAAACCAAAAATGGGCCAAAAATGTAACCTCGACTCAAATGATCCAAAAGGATGTATATAATCTGCTAGGAAATACGTTTATTGATGGGCAAAACAACGGCTATATCTATGATTATCTTTCAAATCCACTTGAGATTAGTGGGGAAGTTCCAAAGGAAAAAAATAAAACCGTTCCTCCAGTCGTGATATTAGTGATCATTTTGATTAGTAGTCTACTAATTGGATATTTAAGTCATTATTTTCGAGGAGCCCCACTTCTTGTTAAAGGTGCGCTGTTTAGTCTTCTAAATTTAATTGTTGGGCTCATGATTAGTTTGTTTGGTTTGACTATTTATTCATTAGCGGATGATCGGGCCATTCAATGGACGATTTTCACGATTCTATTATTAGTTGCTAGTTCAACATTGGTCCGTGTCTCATTCTATTTTGGTTCTTTAATTGGGTGGTTCGTCAGTGTAGGGGTTATGATCTTTTTTATTACGCCTCTGCTTGATTTAACGATTCCTAATTTCAATTATGAGGATCCGATATCGAAAGTTTATATGTCGATTCAGTATGAGTTGAGCACACTTTTCGGTCCAGCAGTATTGATTTTAGGTGGTTTGATCGTGATTCTTACGATGATTCCAATCATCGGGCATACCCTTCTTTCAAACACACAAGAGGAAAGTAAGAATGTCCATGAGGGATAA
- a CDS encoding IS110 family transposase, producing MHERQKHFYVGVDLHKQHHVAVIINCWQEKLDEIKFENKPSAFSTFLLDIYKHIKDGLTPIFGLEDVGGYGRALAQFLTDHGQVVKEVNPALSYAERKSHMTTQKSDGWDAECVARILVNKLDQLPDAKPQDLFWSIQQLVTRRNALVKAQGALKNQLHIQLSHHYPSYKKFFSEVDGKTALAFWERYPSPPCLEGASVKQLTTFLLEASHNTCSVKKASEILKLFKEDGNTIKEHQEIRDFLVRSIVRDILFKKQEIRYVERELKGLMNLLDFQLDSMPGIELVTASALIAEIGDVRRFLNANKLARFAGIAPVYFGSGGKGREQKSKQGNRALHALFYNLAVQQVQVAKGSKLPRNPVFHAYYQRKLKEGKTKGQALVCIMRRLVNIIYGMMKHKTAYELPIIKEEEVV from the coding sequence ATGCACGAACGACAGAAACATTTTTATGTGGGAGTAGACTTACATAAGCAACACCATGTGGCGGTGATTATTAATTGTTGGCAAGAGAAACTAGATGAAATAAAGTTTGAAAATAAACCGTCTGCTTTTTCAACGTTTTTACTGGATATTTATAAACATATTAAAGATGGGTTGACACCAATTTTTGGTTTAGAAGATGTTGGGGGCTATGGAAGGGCATTGGCACAGTTTTTAACCGACCATGGACAGGTTGTAAAAGAAGTAAATCCAGCACTTTCATATGCTGAACGAAAAAGTCATATGACGACACAAAAAAGTGACGGTTGGGATGCAGAATGTGTAGCCAGAATTTTGGTGAACAAACTAGACCAGTTACCAGACGCTAAACCGCAGGATTTGTTTTGGTCGATACAACAACTGGTCACTAGAAGAAATGCATTAGTAAAGGCACAAGGTGCTTTAAAAAACCAACTACATATTCAATTGAGCCACCACTATCCAAGCTATAAGAAGTTTTTCTCAGAGGTTGATGGAAAAACAGCATTGGCATTTTGGGAACGATATCCGTCTCCACCTTGTTTAGAGGGTGCAAGTGTTAAGCAATTGACCACTTTTTTATTAGAAGCCAGTCACAATACATGTTCGGTGAAAAAAGCGAGTGAAATTTTAAAGCTGTTTAAAGAGGATGGAAACACAATAAAAGAACACCAAGAAATACGAGATTTTCTAGTGAGAAGCATCGTTCGAGACATTTTGTTTAAAAAGCAAGAAATACGCTATGTAGAACGAGAATTAAAAGGGTTAATGAATTTACTAGACTTTCAACTAGACTCTATGCCAGGCATTGAACTCGTAACGGCTTCTGCATTAATTGCTGAGATTGGGGACGTTAGACGTTTTTTAAATGCCAACAAATTAGCACGATTTGCGGGCATTGCGCCTGTTTACTTTGGTTCTGGTGGGAAAGGAAGGGAACAAAAAAGCAAGCAGGGAAATCGGGCGCTACACGCATTATTTTACAACTTAGCTGTACAGCAAGTACAAGTGGCAAAAGGAAGTAAGCTGCCAAGGAATCCAGTATTTCATGCATACTATCAACGGAAACTAAAAGAAGGTAAAACAAAGGGACAAGCATTGGTTTGTATAATGAGACGGCTTGTAAACATTATTTACGGCATGATGAAGCACAAAACAGCCTATGAATTGCCGATAATAAAAGAGGAAGAAGTAGTTTAA
- the essA gene encoding type VII secretion protein EssA, producing MSMRDNKFIKRAVFLMALLTFIPYSVSFANIDIEELEPNVYEKGKVNPNTDYLHEKSLYELKQPIPEEQKGLTFEKEDNPNEKIKKKLFQDQTNENNTIAAKAEQWKLFGDEKMESYQTRKYDSSKETKENTHLVMLYIVCIMIGIVLIFLLLIFKGKQRTSS from the coding sequence ATGTCCATGAGGGATAATAAGTTCATAAAGAGGGCCGTTTTCCTTATGGCCCTCCTTACCTTCATACCGTATAGTGTGAGTTTTGCCAATATTGATATTGAAGAATTAGAGCCGAATGTGTATGAAAAAGGAAAAGTAAACCCCAATACCGATTACTTACATGAAAAATCATTATATGAACTTAAACAACCAATCCCAGAAGAGCAAAAAGGACTGACATTTGAAAAGGAAGACAATCCTAATGAAAAGATTAAAAAGAAGTTATTTCAAGACCAGACAAACGAGAACAATACGATCGCTGCAAAAGCTGAACAATGGAAACTGTTTGGAGACGAGAAGATGGAGTCTTATCAAACAAGGAAGTATGATTCATCAAAAGAAACGAAAGAAAATACTCACCTAGTCATGCTTTACATCGTTTGTATTATGATTGGCATCGTGTTGATCTTCTTATTGTTGATCTTTAAAGGAAAACAGCGAACTTCCTCTTAA
- a CDS encoding helix-turn-helix domain-containing protein, with amino-acid sequence MSSTIRLRLNEVLIEKQMSRRQLAKQTSLRPNTVNDLCTQPIERLHISTLSALCDTLHVLIQDLLVLEINN; translated from the coding sequence ATGTCTTCTACTATTCGTTTACGTCTCAATGAAGTTTTAATTGAAAAACAAATGAGCCGTCGGCAACTTGCTAAGCAAACCTCATTGCGTCCTAATACCGTCAATGATTTATGTACACAACCTATAGAACGTCTGCATATAAGTACCCTTTCAGCTTTGTGCGACACATTACATGTCTTGATCCAAGACCTACTTGTATTGGAGATAAATAATTAA
- a CDS encoding replication initiation protein: MEIEVSIDKFVIDYKDVPHSTFLRVYMVGVQKYKVKMKIYSGTYSYELHMRKSDDVYIHLYFKNFRETEGHLHTLRIETRPEHYSHFREILEMIGKRASQVEFVSCDVAYDIRTGLENIVVIPIDARRKMIHFDTTRYFGRGDQRKRNDYCRIYDKRLELEKNKGNYLAHELSRIEVVYKVNEQVLLKDLMKHPPKQNEHYFAAVVIDWQILKNKQRERVASMRDGIDMYTQYIRREIKKTLTNQYRLDFDELARVEWKRLIEEPSSIVLRVS, from the coding sequence ATGGAAATAGAGGTTTCGATAGATAAATTTGTTATTGATTATAAGGATGTACCACATTCAACATTTTTACGTGTTTATATGGTGGGAGTGCAGAAATATAAAGTGAAAATGAAGATTTATAGTGGAACATATAGCTATGAATTGCACATGCGGAAAAGTGACGATGTATACATTCATCTATATTTTAAAAACTTTAGAGAAACAGAAGGCCACTTACATACCCTAAGGATTGAGACAAGGCCAGAGCATTACTCACATTTTAGAGAGATACTAGAAATGATAGGGAAGCGGGCAAGCCAAGTAGAATTTGTGAGTTGTGATGTAGCGTATGATATACGAACGGGTTTGGAAAATATAGTGGTAATACCGATAGATGCACGAAGGAAAATGATACACTTTGATACAACAAGATATTTTGGTAGAGGCGACCAACGTAAACGGAATGATTACTGTAGGATTTATGATAAACGGCTAGAGCTAGAAAAGAATAAAGGAAATTATTTAGCACATGAATTAAGCCGAATAGAAGTTGTGTATAAGGTAAATGAGCAAGTATTGCTTAAAGACCTAATGAAACACCCGCCGAAACAGAATGAACATTATTTTGCGGCTGTAGTGATAGATTGGCAAATACTTAAAAACAAGCAACGAGAACGGGTAGCTAGCATGCGAGATGGAATAGATATGTATACGCAGTATATACGGAGGGAAATAAAAAAGACCCTTACGAATCAGTATCGATTGGACTTCGACGAATTAGCAAGGGTGGAATGGAAAAGGTTGATAGAAGAACCAAGTTCAATTGTTCTTCGAGTGAGTTAA
- a CDS encoding antitoxin YezG family protein: MNDEKLGRLYQEIVGIIIDTIPEEWLKVYLYAEVNDGSQTADFYYYPKDSDKPICCHDITELFTISEEEYSIQWHQLLDSIKELWREFIDNDEAPWTSFTLIFDNTGKFKIDFSYDDLSNADPHEIATIWRYENMGIVPKSNSGKKHLEKYLQTIKNKEN, from the coding sequence ATGAATGATGAAAAGTTAGGCAGATTATATCAAGAAATAGTCGGAATCATAATAGATACAATTCCGGAGGAGTGGTTAAAAGTATATCTTTATGCCGAAGTGAATGACGGTTCTCAAACAGCTGACTTCTATTACTATCCTAAAGATAGTGATAAACCTATTTGTTGTCATGATATCACCGAGCTCTTTACCATAAGTGAAGAGGAGTATTCCATACAATGGCATCAATTGCTGGATAGCATAAAAGAGTTATGGAGAGAGTTTATCGATAATGATGAAGCGCCATGGACAAGTTTCACTTTGATTTTTGATAACACAGGAAAGTTTAAAATAGATTTTAGTTATGACGATCTCTCAAATGCGGACCCCCATGAAATAGCGACAATATGGAGGTATGAAAATATGGGTATTGTTCCAAAAAGTAACTCGGGGAAGAAACATCTAGAAAAGTATCTTCAGACAATTAAAAATAAAGAAAACTAA
- a CDS encoding recombinase family protein, with translation MKEKVVGYVRVSTEGQVREGYSLAYQVEEIERYCDENKLQLLHIYEDRGLSGATVDEDGLTIEREGLQELLADIEYHQVSQVIVLNTSRMWRSDMAKVLIQRELKKYNADVKAIEQPNYSIYTHEPNDFLVNGMLELLDQYQRLEIALKLSRGRKKKAEQGGYAGGGVMFGYTVQKGRKVLEVDTEKAIVVRRLFELRHFFKHWSLSQLAEQLNMEGHRTEKGKRFTKVQVKRILDRESFYRGIYTYGQIQANGQHPAII, from the coding sequence ATGAAAGAAAAAGTAGTTGGTTATGTACGAGTTTCAACAGAAGGGCAAGTACGTGAAGGATATAGCTTAGCGTATCAAGTAGAAGAAATTGAGAGGTATTGTGACGAAAATAAGCTACAACTGCTTCACATATATGAGGATAGAGGACTCAGCGGAGCGACAGTTGATGAAGATGGATTAACTATTGAGCGAGAAGGCTTGCAAGAGCTATTGGCAGATATAGAATATCATCAAGTGAGCCAAGTAATTGTATTAAATACGTCTCGTATGTGGCGCTCTGATATGGCAAAAGTATTGATACAAAGAGAGTTGAAAAAATATAACGCAGATGTGAAAGCAATTGAGCAGCCAAATTACAGCATCTACACACATGAACCAAATGATTTTTTAGTAAATGGGATGTTGGAGCTATTAGACCAATATCAACGATTAGAGATTGCATTGAAACTAAGTAGGGGCAGAAAGAAAAAAGCTGAGCAAGGTGGATATGCAGGTGGCGGTGTCATGTTTGGTTATACAGTACAGAAAGGGCGAAAAGTATTAGAAGTGGATACAGAGAAAGCGATCGTTGTACGGAGGCTATTTGAATTAAGACATTTTTTTAAACATTGGTCACTATCTCAATTGGCAGAACAGCTCAACATGGAAGGCCATCGAACAGAGAAAGGGAAACGATTTACAAAAGTACAAGTGAAACGCATTTTAGACCGAGAAAGCTTTTATCGGGGAATTTATACATATGGGCAAATTCAAGCAAATGGGCAACACCCTGCAATAATTTGA
- a CDS encoding SMI1/KNR4 family protein codes for MSVENYQKAKEIILNEEEIADFVGGCTDELISLAEEKLGLNFTGLYFDYLKTFGAGNFGAQEIYGIINADFENSSVPDAIWYTLTERRKINLPDNLLVIYDTGSDEIFCLDYSHLDDNGEPKVVSFVPGVDLESQTYEIIAKDFGDFLLDLVKQEV; via the coding sequence ATGAGTGTAGAAAATTATCAAAAAGCAAAGGAAATTATTTTGAATGAAGAGGAGATTGCTGACTTTGTGGGTGGTTGTACAGATGAATTAATTAGTTTGGCTGAAGAAAAGTTAGGATTAAATTTTACTGGATTATATTTTGATTATTTAAAGACATTTGGAGCAGGTAATTTCGGAGCACAAGAAATTTACGGAATTATTAATGCTGATTTTGAAAATTCATCAGTTCCAGACGCTATATGGTACACTTTAACTGAACGAAGGAAAATTAATCTACCTGATAATCTGCTAGTTATATATGATACTGGGAGTGACGAAATATTTTGTTTAGACTATAGTCACCTTGATGATAATGGAGAACCAAAAGTAGTGTCTTTTGTGCCTGGAGTTGACTTAGAGAGCCAAACATATGAAATAATTGCTAAAGACTTTGGTGATTTTTTATTAGACTTAGTTAAGCAAGAAGTATAG
- a CDS encoding YwqH-like family protein: MPSIGSLMERLRRKKEELNRLKKCREELKVTQQSFTNNKNLCLLPELSSQTWLGNWADGFDDIRESGILESYQEIETKQFKVVYKEIAKKIEEIEKEIEELEAQIEALMAM; encoded by the coding sequence ATGCCTTCAATTGGTAGTTTAATGGAAAGGTTAAGAAGAAAAAAAGAGGAGCTTAATCGACTAAAAAAATGCCGAGAAGAATTGAAAGTGACTCAACAGTCTTTTACAAATAATAAGAATCTCTGTTTACTACCTGAATTATCTTCACAAACATGGCTAGGAAATTGGGCGGATGGATTTGATGATATTCGTGAAAGTGGAATCCTAGAAAGCTACCAAGAAATTGAAACCAAACAGTTTAAAGTTGTGTATAAAGAAATTGCAAAAAAAATAGAGGAAATCGAAAAGGAAATCGAAGAACTTGAAGCACAAATTGAAGCCCTTATGGCAATGTAA
- a CDS encoding T7SS effector LXG polymorphic toxin, producing MKILDVNDFCSGIDTVQKKLYALEEQMKQIQKDVDTIIGLEDSFKGAGGKAIRSFYRECHRTFLFFYQEFSTSYKQTLRNVTQALRAFESAEDGYIKVEFLEGKVEQGLENIKSVTEDLTAEANGMMDKVSDIVSLTKLNDDEVLKNIASAQNKRDETIKKLNEFDSDQTKALHSVEQDIVTMKNYIKQMESMFQSGNLTIQEFSKKQFTKKEAFNDLKERLNQKLYENVFDHCQNPFLSKKEFNRIKDEAVKKVQVFEDPNETKDISGTYYQMKNGLVVREYMDKGKHYYQIVDRIPQRDIISNACTKEELEQVKKSDQLKQTGASLGLDFVPIASNIKSGVEAFSGEDPITKEKLDVPERILAAAGIIGGPFIKGVKWGKKGADAVSTASDLSKKSDKVHKVEKRGGKGTGKAPNKVNYGDQYTKDGRKKVLKENVEYTTKEGYTYKTDSKGRISSCEGNLEMGEGKRNNYAQRKVGREDRLADDEGGHLIASIFKGSGNIDNLVPMNGNLNKGEWKKLENSWADALRQGDEVKVKITPNYKGDSKRPDSFEIKYKIGEDGWEKKRFDNVPGGKLDE from the coding sequence ATGAAAATATTAGACGTAAACGACTTTTGCTCCGGAATTGATACGGTCCAAAAAAAATTGTATGCTTTAGAAGAACAAATGAAACAAATTCAAAAGGACGTCGACACAATTATTGGCCTTGAAGATTCTTTTAAAGGGGCGGGCGGAAAGGCAATCCGCTCCTTTTACCGAGAATGTCACAGGACCTTTCTCTTTTTCTACCAAGAATTTAGTACGAGCTACAAACAAACTCTTAGAAATGTTACACAAGCTCTACGTGCGTTTGAATCAGCAGAAGATGGCTATATTAAGGTAGAGTTTTTAGAAGGAAAAGTAGAACAAGGGTTAGAAAACATCAAATCCGTCACAGAAGATCTCACCGCAGAAGCCAATGGGATGATGGACAAAGTCTCAGATATTGTGAGCTTAACGAAACTAAATGATGATGAGGTCCTCAAAAATATCGCCTCAGCCCAAAACAAACGAGATGAGACCATCAAGAAACTGAATGAATTTGATTCAGATCAAACGAAAGCCCTCCACTCAGTCGAGCAAGATATTGTCACGATGAAGAACTACATCAAACAAATGGAGTCGATGTTCCAAAGTGGAAATCTCACCATCCAAGAATTTTCCAAAAAACAGTTCACAAAAAAAGAGGCATTCAACGATTTAAAAGAACGTTTAAACCAAAAGTTATATGAAAATGTCTTCGATCACTGCCAAAATCCGTTTTTAAGCAAAAAGGAATTTAATCGAATTAAAGATGAGGCTGTTAAAAAAGTACAGGTTTTTGAAGACCCCAATGAGACAAAAGATATTTCCGGCACTTACTACCAAATGAAAAATGGACTGGTTGTCAGGGAATATATGGATAAAGGAAAGCATTATTATCAAATCGTTGATAGAATTCCACAAAGAGATATAATCAGTAACGCATGTACGAAAGAAGAGTTGGAGCAAGTAAAGAAATCCGATCAACTAAAACAAACAGGTGCCTCACTAGGTTTGGATTTTGTTCCAATTGCCTCCAATATCAAAAGTGGAGTAGAAGCATTTAGTGGTGAAGACCCCATAACAAAAGAAAAGTTAGACGTGCCAGAACGAATACTGGCAGCTGCCGGCATCATTGGAGGGCCTTTCATTAAGGGAGTGAAATGGGGAAAGAAAGGGGCAGATGCGGTCTCCACTGCTTCTGACCTCTCCAAAAAGAGTGACAAGGTTCATAAGGTGGAGAAGCGTGGGGGTAAGGGTACGGGTAAAGCTCCTAACAAGGTAAACTATGGAGATCAATATACGAAAGATGGACGTAAGAAGGTGTTAAAGGAGAATGTAGAATACACTACTAAAGAAGGGTATACTTATAAAACAGACAGTAAAGGACGTATTTCAAGCTGTGAAGGTAACCTGGAAATGGGTGAAGGGAAAAGAAATAATTATGCTCAAAGGAAAGTGGGACGTGAAGATCGCCTAGCTGACGATGAAGGTGGCCATTTGATTGCAAGTATTTTCAAGGGTTCTGGTAATATAGATAATCTTGTTCCAATGAATGGCAACCTAAATAAAGGTGAATGGAAAAAACTTGAGAATTCGTGGGCTGACGCACTTAGACAAGGAGATGAAGTGAAAGTAAAAATAACACCTAATTATAAGGGCGATTCAAAACGTCCAGATAGTTTTGAAATTAAGTATAAAATTGGTGAAGATGGTTGGGAGAAAAAGAGATTTGATAATGTACCGGGAGGAAAATTAGATGAATGA
- a CDS encoding YwqI/YxiC family protein, whose amino-acid sequence MSQEIKLEYGEVEQALSTLKSSTGSLETTVPSSIGNQNVLDVVKKLNKLNHSLQEALTSYKALLIHNEEATRKSVDAMRETDEKLATSLHVK is encoded by the coding sequence ATGAGTCAAGAAATTAAACTCGAGTATGGTGAGGTGGAGCAGGCCTTATCCACGTTGAAATCCTCCACTGGGTCACTTGAAACGACTGTTCCAAGTTCGATCGGCAATCAAAATGTACTCGATGTTGTCAAAAAACTAAATAAATTAAATCATTCCTTACAGGAGGCTCTAACATCATATAAAGCATTACTAATACATAATGAGGAAGCAACAAGAAAATCGGTAGATGCAATGCGCGAAACAGATGAAAAACTAGCCACCTCTTTGCATGTGAAGTAG
- a CDS encoding HNH/ENDO VII family nuclease, protein MKDARGRTNLERMEKGLAPLGPDGKSINLHHMTQRNESSIAEVTQTFHKDNSSVIHINPNTISSGINRSEFNKWRTDYWKNRANDF, encoded by the coding sequence ATGAAAGACGCACGAGGTAGAACTAACCTTGAAAGAATGGAGAAGGGATTAGCCCCACTTGGTCCAGATGGAAAGTCTATAAACCTTCATCACATGACACAAAGAAATGAAAGTTCGATAGCAGAGGTTACACAGACGTTTCATAAAGATAACAGTTCTGTAATTCACATCAATCCTAATACTATATCTTCAGGTATAAATAGGTCTGAGTTTAATAAATGGCGAACTGATTACTGGAAAAATAGAGCAAATGATTTTTAA